The following are encoded together in the Lathyrus oleraceus cultivar Zhongwan6 chromosome 3, CAAS_Psat_ZW6_1.0, whole genome shotgun sequence genome:
- the LOC127128161 gene encoding uncharacterized protein LOC127128161 isoform X1 encodes MKYVEIISADEWDNFVAKRRNEKFHEVSDINRKRASKPAYPYKKGRTGYARLQQRILAEEKSDATSLPDHVLWKAARVGKDGTVVEAVQNVYDECETLSQTVPSTEVQDCRSVLSRVLNVPEYSGRVRGKGFGVTPSSFYKKTKTKNPTNKEVMETLAELRAQVLQLQNENARYREERCASEAKDTSDRASINHQPKFPEGISPCQLYLSSPTYRMVGKGKVHNTSGELLHHNPLPVGFMKVSVDLVLDTDARLPLPDVVSETTLMRDAVGSFVGWPSDLIFPDAETPTRPTPKAGKGISRRIESVASQKEVPGRKLKSDGKDIPTKDIPTTAGTKSQIMMRLEKMVEESDIMDGSIRSIDFDEGVFGKAHFEIIGKEDMQQLFEHDELGIAIIHTYIWYMYDKLMRGTELCNRFNFIAASRVNATLISKNPTSVKNDLVDRFMAASDNTTRSLYFLPFNSGNGLDFLSNNFILIYVYLLRRKFSFI; translated from the exons atgaagtatgtcgagattatttcagccgatgaatgggataactttgtcgccaaacgaagaaacgaaaaattccat gaagtaagcgacataaataggaaaagggcatcaaaacccgcgtatccgtacaaaaaagggcgtacgggttatgcacggttacaacaaagaatt ctagccgaggagaaaagtgacgcaacatctcttccggatcacgtattatggaaggctgctcgggttgggaaggatgggactgtcgttgaagcggtccaaaatgtttatgacgaatgt gagactttatcccaaaccgtaccttcaaccgaggtccaggattgcaggagcgtacttagtcgagtactaaatgttcctgagtattccggtcgtgtgaggggtaagggttttggtgtgactccgtcgtcattttataaaaaaacaaaaacaaaaaatcctaccaacaaagaggtgatggagaccttggcggagttaagggcacaagtactccaactgcaaaacgagaatgcaaggtatagagaggaaaggtgcgcttccgaggcaaaagatactagtgaccgagctagtatcaatcatcaaccgaaatttcccgag ggcatttcaccttgtcagctgtatctatcgtcaccaacttatcgcatggttggcaagggaaaagtgcacaatacttcgggtgaattacttcaccataatcccctcccggtgggatttatgaaagtttcggttgacctcgtattagatacggacgcccgtctaccattacccgacgttgtttcagagacaacgttgatgcgagatgcagtcggatcctttgttggttggccgtcagatctaattttccctgatgccgag actcctacaagacccacccctaaagctggtaaagggatttcaagacgcatcgagtcggttgcatctcaaaaagag gttcccggtcgaaagttgaaaagcgatggtaaggatattccaacgaaggatattccaacgacggccgggacaaaatctcaaattatgatgcgtcttgagaaaatggtggaagagtccgatattatggacgggtccattcgtagtatagattttgatgaaggtgttttcggaaaagctcatttcgaaataattggaaaggaggacatgcaacaactttttgagcacgacgaattgggcatcgctatcattcatacatacatatg gtatatgtatgacaaattgatgcggggaactgaattgtgtaaccgtttcaattttattgctgcttcccgtgtcaacgcaacgttaatatcgaaaaatccaacatccgtaaagaatgatctagtcgatagattcatggcggccagcgataatactacacgcagtttgtattttttaccgtttaattctggcaacggattagattttctttctaataatttcattctaatctatgtatatcttttacgtagaaaattttcattcatctaa
- the LOC127128161 gene encoding uncharacterized protein LOC127128161 isoform X2 produces the protein MKYVEIISADEWDNFVAKRRNEKFHEVSDINRKRASKPAYPYKKGRTGYARLQQRILAEEKSDATSLPDHVLWKAARVGKDGTVVEAVQNVYDECETLSQTVPSTEVQDCRSVLSRVLNVPEYSGRVRGKGFGVTPSSFYKKTKTKNPTNKEVMETLAELRAQVLQLQNENARYREERCASEAKDTSDRASINHQPKFPEGISPCQLYLSSPTYRMVGKGKVHNTSGELLHHNPLPVGFMKVSVDLVLDTDARLPLPDVVSETTLMRDAVGSFVGWPSDLIFPDAETPTRPTPKAGKGISRRIESVASQKEVPGRKLKSDGKDIPTKDIPTTAGTKSQIMMRLEKMVEESDIMDGSIRSIDFDEGVFGKAHFEIIGKEDMQQLFEHDELGIAIIHTYIWYMYDKLMRGTELCNRFNFIAASRVNATLISKNPTSVKNDLVDRFMAASDNTTRMVTGCWLLWIFRD, from the exons atgaagtatgtcgagattatttcagccgatgaatgggataactttgtcgccaaacgaagaaacgaaaaattccat gaagtaagcgacataaataggaaaagggcatcaaaacccgcgtatccgtacaaaaaagggcgtacgggttatgcacggttacaacaaagaatt ctagccgaggagaaaagtgacgcaacatctcttccggatcacgtattatggaaggctgctcgggttgggaaggatgggactgtcgttgaagcggtccaaaatgtttatgacgaatgt gagactttatcccaaaccgtaccttcaaccgaggtccaggattgcaggagcgtacttagtcgagtactaaatgttcctgagtattccggtcgtgtgaggggtaagggttttggtgtgactccgtcgtcattttataaaaaaacaaaaacaaaaaatcctaccaacaaagaggtgatggagaccttggcggagttaagggcacaagtactccaactgcaaaacgagaatgcaaggtatagagaggaaaggtgcgcttccgaggcaaaagatactagtgaccgagctagtatcaatcatcaaccgaaatttcccgag ggcatttcaccttgtcagctgtatctatcgtcaccaacttatcgcatggttggcaagggaaaagtgcacaatacttcgggtgaattacttcaccataatcccctcccggtgggatttatgaaagtttcggttgacctcgtattagatacggacgcccgtctaccattacccgacgttgtttcagagacaacgttgatgcgagatgcagtcggatcctttgttggttggccgtcagatctaattttccctgatgccgag actcctacaagacccacccctaaagctggtaaagggatttcaagacgcatcgagtcggttgcatctcaaaaagag gttcccggtcgaaagttgaaaagcgatggtaaggatattccaacgaaggatattccaacgacggccgggacaaaatctcaaattatgatgcgtcttgagaaaatggtggaagagtccgatattatggacgggtccattcgtagtatagattttgatgaaggtgttttcggaaaagctcatttcgaaataattggaaaggaggacatgcaacaactttttgagcacgacgaattgggcatcgctatcattcatacatacatatg gtatatgtatgacaaattgatgcggggaactgaattgtgtaaccgtttcaattttattgctgcttcccgtgtcaacgcaacgttaatatcgaaaaatccaacatccgtaaagaatgatctagtcgatagattcatggcggccagcgataatactacacgca tggtcactggatgttggttgctatggatctttcgagactaa